A single genomic interval of Helianthus annuus cultivar XRQ/B chromosome 13, HanXRQr2.0-SUNRISE, whole genome shotgun sequence harbors:
- the LOC110897314 gene encoding delta(12)-fatty-acid desaturase, with the protein MGAGGRMNETATKRDVFKHVPVEKPPFGIADLKKAIPPHCFKRSLSTSFYYLIRDLCAIFSLYYIANNYIYHLPQPFSFIAWPAYWILQGSIMVGLWNIVHDCGHHGFSDYPWLDDTIGLIFHSLVLTPYFSFKYSHRTHHANTSSLEKDENWVPKLKNDTWFVEVLMNPVGNLMMLAFRLVFGYPGYFMFNLHGRIYKGFPSHFNPLGPIFNDSERAQIWLSDAGVVAVLYGLYRIGNKTGFQWLLYMYGYPLVVMCMFFMLFTYLNHNHPSVAHYDSREWDWLRGALATVDRDYGILNTIFHDEPNAHVVHHLFSTIPHYHIVEATQAVKPVLGEYYNYDDTPIIKAIVRETKNCLFIEEDPEKKGIYWFSK; encoded by the coding sequence ATGGGAGCAGGTGGTCGGATGAACGAGACCGCAACAAAAAGAGATGTCTTCAAACATGTTCCAGTTGAGAAACCTCCATTTGGGATTGCTGATCTGAAGAAGGCAATACCACCACACTGTTTCAAGCGATCTCTTTCAACCTCTTTTTACTATCTTATCCGTGATTTGTGCGCAATCTTTTCGTTATACTATATCGCAAACAATTACATTTACCACCTCCCTCAACCCTTTTCCTTCATAGCATGGCCAGCTTACTGGATCCTTCAAGGTAGTATCATGGTGGGATTGTGGAATATTGTCCATGATTGTGGTCATCACGGATTTAGTGATTATCCGTGGCTTGATGACACCATCGGCCTCATCTTCCACTCTCTTGTCCTCACTCCATATTTCTCTTTCAAATACAGCCACCGTACTCACCATGCCAACACTAGTTCACTCGAAAAGGACGAAAACTGGGTTCCAAAACTCAAAAACGATACATGGTTTGTTGAAGTTCTTATGAACCCGGTTGGCAACTTGATGATGCTTGCATTTAGGTTAGTGTTCGGGTACCCCGGGTACTTCATGTTTAACCTTCATGGCAGGATATACAAAGGTTTTCCAAGCCACTTTAACCCGCTCGGTCCTATCTTCAACGACAGCGAGCGCGctcaaatttggctctcggacgcTGGAGTTGTCGCTGTTCTCTATGGACTTTACCGAATTGGTAACAAAACCGGTTTCCAATGGCTACTTTACATGTATGGGTATCCCTTGGTGGTTATGTGTATGTTCTTCATGTTGTTCACATATCTAAACCACAATCATCCTTCTGTGGCTCACTATGACTCAAGAGAATGGGATTGGTTGAGAGGTGCTTTAGCGACAGTTGATAGGGATTATGGGATTTTGAACACTATCTTCCATGATGAACCTAATGCTCATGTGGTTCACCATTTGTTCTCCACAATTCCGCATTATCATATAGTTGAGGCCACACAAGCCGTGAAACCTGTTTTGGGTGAATACTACAACTATGATGATACTCCTATTATAAAGGCGATAGTTAGAGAGACTAAAAATTGTCTCTTTATTgaagaggatcctgagaagaaagGTATTTACTGGTTCAGTAAGTAG
- the LOC110897316 gene encoding delta(12) fatty acid desaturase DES8.11 codes for MGAGGRMNEATADTNVLKRVPTAKTPFEISDLKKAIPPHCFKRSLATSSYYLFRDIAICYTFYYLASNFIPLLPKPLNYLAWPIYWFCQGSSFMGIWSIGHDLGHHAFSEYQWLDDTLGFILHSSFLTPYFSFKYSHRSHHAHTNSMEYDEVWIPKRKADTLYSEVLNNPLGNLIMTVVRLLLSFPMYFTFNIHGREYNGFASHFYPQSPIFNASERKQIWLSDAGMVVAFYALYKIAAATSATWLFCIYGAPLLVMNAHFIFFTFLHHSHPSLAHYDSREWDWIRGALSTVDRDYGIFNTIFHDVTCAHVVHHLISTIPHYHTVEATKAIKPILGDYYKYDDTPILKAFWRETKECIFVEPDEGAENSGIYWFRK; via the coding sequence ATGGGAGCGGGTGGCCGGATGAATGAAGCTACGGCTGACACAAATGTTCTCAAACGTGTTCCCACAGCAAAAACTCCATTTGAGATAAGTGATCTTAAGAAAGCAATACCACCACATTGTTTTAAGCGATCTCTAGCAACCTCATCCTACTACCTTTTCCGCGACATCGCTATATGCTATACTTTTTATTATCTGGCCTCAAATTTCATTCCACTTCTACCTAAACCCCTCAATTACTTAGCATGGCCAATTTATTGGTTTTGCCAAGGTAGTAGCTTTATGGGGATTTGGAGCATTGGTCATGACTTGGGCCATCATGCCTTTAGTGAATACCAGTGGCTTGATGATACACTTGGGTTTATCCTCCACTCATCTTTCCTCACTCCATACTTCTCTTTCAAATATAGTCACCGTAGCCACCATGCGCACACCAATTCAATGGAGTATGATGAGGTTTGGATCCCCAAAAGGAAGGCGGACACCTTGTATTCCGAAGTTCTAAACAACCCACTGGGAAACTTGATCATGACTGTTGTTAGGTTGCTTCTTAGCTTCCCCATGTACTTTACCTTCAATATCCATGGACGAGAATACAATGGGTTTGCAAGTCACTTTTACCCGCAAAGTCCTATCTTCAACGCTAGTGAGCGCAAACAGATTTGGCTCTCCGATGCTGGAATGGTTGTAGCTTTCTATGCTCTATACAAGATTGCAGCTGCCACAAGTGCTACATGGTTGTTTTGTATCTATGGTGCTCCTTTGTTGGTTATGAATGCGCATttcatcttcttcacctttttgCATCATAGCCATCCGTCCCTAGCTCACTACGACTCAAGAGAGTGGGACTGGATACGAGGTGCTTTGTCGACAGTGGACAGAGACTACGGAATCTTTAACACTATCTTTCATGATGTTACTTGTGCTCATGTAGTGCACCACTTGATCTCAACGATTCCACATTACCATACCGTTGAGGCCACCAAGGCTATCAAGCCGATCTTAGGTGACTACTACAAATACGATGATACTCCGATCTTAAAGGCTTTCTGGAGAGAAACCAAGGAATGTATTTTTGTTGAGCCAGATGAGGGTGCAGAGAACAGTGGTATTTACTGGTTCCGTAAGTAA